The Oscillatoria sp. FACHB-1406 genome includes the window ATAAGGAACTGCGATCGAGACAATGGAGCAACTACAAGCGCTAATTTTTGATGTGGATGGTACGCTGGCGGATACGGAACGAGACGGACACCGCCTAGCCTTTAATCGTGCTTTTAGGGAAGCAGACTTGGATTGGGATTGGCCGATTTCATTATACGGGGAGTTGTTAGAGGTTGCGGGAGGAAAAGAACGGATTCGCGCCTATTTGAAGCAATACCGCCCCGATTTTCAGATTGGGGAAAATCTCGATGATTTTATCGCTAAATTGCACGCGCGGAAAACGAAATTTTATCAAGAATTGTTGGCCGCCGGGGAAATTCCATTGCGTCCGGGGGTGAAGCGGTTAATCTTAGAGGCAAAGTCGCAAGGGGTGCGTTTAGCGATCGCGACAACCAGTGCTTACCCCAATGCAGTAGGATTGTTAGAAAAACACCTCGATCCTAACTGGTTTGAAGTTATTGCAGCGGGCGATATCGTCGCCTCGAAAAAACCCGCTCCTGATATTTATTACTACGTCCTCGAAAAGATGGGATTAGACGCGAAAGATTGCTTGGTTTTTGAAGATTCCTACCAAGGATTTGCGGCAGCAAAAACAGCGGGTTTAAAGTCGATTGTTACCGTCAATCATTACACGCAACACCAAGAGTTTGCAGAAGCGTTATTAGTGGTGGATAATTTAGGAGAACCCGATCGGCCCTGTACTGCGATCGCGGGGGTGCTTGAAACGTTCGATAAAAGCTATCTAGACTGGCAATCTCTCGTGCATTTGCATCAGCACGGCGTTTGATACGATTAATATATGATTAATACCAATTTAAGATTACGTTGCCTAGAATCAACTCTCCTAAATTCTCAGGATAGCGGTGCGTTACGCTTCGCTAACACACCCTACTTTTCATTCTATGCAGCTTCACATCAATCTGGTATAAGAACGCTCGTTTCTTGCCTCGCCCCTGCTGTTGAATAGAATTCACTAGATATGAGTATGAGTTATTGTCTGAATACTCAATGTTTGCAACCGAACAATTCTCCTCGCAATCGTTTCTGTAACCATTGCGGCAGTAAACTTTTATTGGGCGAGCGTTATCGGGCAATTCGCAGACTCGGACAAGGTGGTTTTGGTCGCACTTTCCTAGCAGAAGACGAACAAAAACCCTCAAAACCGCGCTGTGTTATTAAACAGCTTTACTCCGAGCAGTCGGGAAATGTCTTAAAAGTGAGTGAGTTATTCGCTGCTGAAGCAATTCGTCTCGAACAGTTAAGCCAGCACCTACAAATCCCCAATCTTTATGCTTATTTAGAACAAGATGGTTATCAGTATATTATTCAGGAGTTTATTGACGGAATTAATTTAAAAGCTGAATTAGAGCGAGATGGTAACTTTTCCGAACTAGCAGTCCGAGAACTCCTATTAGAATTACTGCCAATCTTGCAATTTATTCATAAAAATGATGTGATTCATCGCGATATCAAGCCGGAGAATATTATTCGTCGGACTTGGGATAATCGCCTTTTTTTGGTAGACTTCGGTGCGGCCAAGAAAATTTCCAGTACGGCTTTAGGGAAAACGGGAACGGTTATCGGCACAGCCGAATATATTGCGCCCGAACAACTTAAAGGTAAAGCCGTCTTTGCGAGCGATATTTACAGTTTGGGGGTGACTTGCCTGCATTTGTGGGTGGGAATTTCTCCTTTCGATCTCTACGACATTCAAGAGGAAGAATGGATTTGGCGGCAGTACCTAACCGAGCCACTTAAAAGCCAACAGTTAGGGAAAATCCTCGATAAAATGGCGTGCAATTCTTTAAAGGAGCGTTATCGCTCGGTAGAGGAAATCCTTGAAGATTTAGCAGCCGAAAGTTCAGCCCCTAGCTTCTCTTCTTCGTCTCCTCCAATCCCGATCGCGCCTTCTTCCCGTCGTCCTAATTTTGCAGCGATTAATACCCTTTCCGGTTCAAAAGGTTCGATCTTTTCCGTCGCACTTAGCCCCGATGAAGAGAAAGTTGCGAGTGCGAGCGCGAATATTTTTAGTTGGTTTTCGGGGAAAGAT containing:
- a CDS encoding HAD family hydrolase codes for the protein MEQLQALIFDVDGTLADTERDGHRLAFNRAFREADLDWDWPISLYGELLEVAGGKERIRAYLKQYRPDFQIGENLDDFIAKLHARKTKFYQELLAAGEIPLRPGVKRLILEAKSQGVRLAIATTSAYPNAVGLLEKHLDPNWFEVIAAGDIVASKKPAPDIYYYVLEKMGLDAKDCLVFEDSYQGFAAAKTAGLKSIVTVNHYTQHQEFAEALLVVDNLGEPDRPCTAIAGVLETFDKSYLDWQSLVHLHQHGV
- a CDS encoding serine/threonine-protein kinase — protein: MSYCLNTQCLQPNNSPRNRFCNHCGSKLLLGERYRAIRRLGQGGFGRTFLAEDEQKPSKPRCVIKQLYSEQSGNVLKVSELFAAEAIRLEQLSQHLQIPNLYAYLEQDGYQYIIQEFIDGINLKAELERDGNFSELAVRELLLELLPILQFIHKNDVIHRDIKPENIIRRTWDNRLFLVDFGAAKKISSTALGKTGTVIGTAEYIAPEQLKGKAVFASDIYSLGVTCLHLWVGISPFDLYDIQEEEWIWRQYLTEPLKSQQLGKILDKMACNSLKERYRSVEEILEDLAAESSAPSFSSSSPPIPIAPSSRRPNFAAINTLSGSKGSIFSVALSPDEEKVASASANIFSWFSGKDNTVRVWDLASGQIEKTLEGHSGHVLGVDYSRDGVLIASCSNDKTIQIFDAKTGSKLHTLLGHKAQISSIAFSPDSSSLASCSDDNTVKLWNPRSGQLIGTREGNSDWFYSVIFSPDGRYLSSAGWRCNIRVWNLVEGGLARNIEDAHSSQIRCLSFSPDGKILASGSADRAIKLWEVETGNSLQTLIGHNNTVLAIAFSPDGQLLASGGQDNVIKLWAVQTGELLQTLEGHTSWVRSVKFKADGKTIISGADDAKIKIWQSS